The following are encoded together in the Kribbella sp. CA-293567 genome:
- a CDS encoding copper transporter, whose amino-acid sequence MIDFRYHIVSIVAIFFALGAGVVLGAGPLKGAGSDLVQAQADKDRATVEDQREQLLQAKALDKYRDDYVAKVTAGLTDGKLTNKRIVLVTMPNAAGDMTNAIVESIEQAGGQVTTRVSLDSKLFDPGQRQLVEPLVNDLVTSDLQFPAESNTYQRAGMILARGVAAREEAKTVDLESTKIINGLTSAKLISLKPTPKDRGSLIVVVAAKPPTPAPDNSSYNDAVDFAEGLDAASAGVVVAGMPASAQNGGLLKALRGDSDATKGLSSVDAADLPSGQMTVVFALAEQAGGKAGQYGGVDAKNGVAPSADMVKGSN is encoded by the coding sequence GTGATCGACTTTCGCTATCACATCGTCTCCATCGTGGCGATCTTCTTCGCCCTCGGCGCCGGTGTGGTGCTGGGTGCCGGACCGCTGAAGGGCGCCGGCAGCGACCTGGTCCAGGCCCAGGCCGACAAGGACCGGGCCACGGTCGAGGACCAGCGCGAGCAGCTGTTGCAGGCCAAGGCGCTGGACAAGTACCGCGACGACTACGTCGCCAAGGTGACCGCGGGGCTGACCGACGGCAAGCTGACCAACAAGCGGATCGTGCTGGTCACCATGCCGAACGCCGCCGGCGACATGACGAACGCGATCGTCGAGTCGATCGAGCAGGCCGGTGGCCAGGTCACCACCCGCGTCTCGCTGGACAGCAAGCTGTTCGACCCGGGCCAGCGTCAGCTGGTCGAGCCGCTGGTGAACGATCTGGTCACCAGCGACCTGCAGTTCCCGGCCGAGAGCAACACCTACCAGCGCGCCGGGATGATCCTGGCCCGCGGCGTGGCGGCCAGGGAAGAGGCCAAGACCGTCGACCTGGAGTCGACCAAGATCATCAACGGCCTGACCAGCGCCAAGCTGATCTCGCTGAAGCCGACGCCGAAGGACCGCGGCAGCCTGATCGTGGTGGTCGCCGCCAAGCCGCCGACGCCGGCCCCGGACAACTCGTCGTACAACGACGCGGTGGACTTCGCCGAGGGACTCGACGCGGCCAGCGCCGGCGTCGTGGTCGCCGGAATGCCCGCCTCGGCGCAGAACGGCGGGCTGCTGAAGGCGCTGCGCGGTGACTCCGACGCGACCAAGGGCCTGTCCTCGGTCGACGCCGCGGACCTCCCGAGCGGTCAGATGACGGTCGTCTTCGCGCTGGCCGAGCAGGCCGGCGGTAAGGCCGGGCAGTACGGCGGGGTCGATGCGAAGAACGGCGTCGCGCCGTCGGCCGACATGGTGAAGGGCAGCAACTGA
- a CDS encoding CTP synthase: MDRASFGQQTKHVFVTGGVASSLGKGLTASSLGSLLTARGIRVTMQKLDPYLNVDPGTMNPFQHGEVFVTNDGAETDLDIGHYERFLDRDLSQVANVTTGQVYSSVIAKERRGEYLGDTVQVIPHITNEIKDRMLAMAGPDVDVVLHEIGGTVGDIESLPFLEAARQVRHDVGRDNVFFLHISLVPYMAPAGELKTKPTQHSVAALRSIGIQPDAIVCRADRPIPDGVKRKISLMCDVDVEAVVAAPDAPSIYDIPKVLHGEGLDAFVVRRLNLPFRDVDWTRWDELLKVVHHPADQVTVALVGKYIDLPDAYLSVAEALRAGGFDNDAKVNLRWVASDECATPEAAARLLGDVDAICIPGGFGVRGIEGKIGAIRYARETGIPILGLCLGLQCMVIEVARDLAGLLEANSSEFDPDAEQPVVATMEEQKHIVDGAGDLGGTMRLGLYPANLAEGSIVRSLYGAPSVQERHRHRYEVNNAYRDKLEAAGLVFSGTSPDNELVEFIELNRSLHPYFVATQAHPELRSRPTKPHPLFSGLIEAALVRQRESRLPVEDLTKPAGKPAAKSAAKADAKVEAAKAR; this comes from the coding sequence GTGGACAGAGCTTCGTTCGGGCAGCAGACCAAGCACGTATTCGTCACCGGTGGCGTCGCCTCCAGTCTCGGCAAGGGGCTGACAGCGTCAAGCCTCGGCAGTCTGCTGACGGCGCGCGGCATCCGGGTCACCATGCAGAAGCTGGATCCGTATCTCAACGTGGATCCCGGCACCATGAACCCGTTCCAGCACGGCGAGGTGTTCGTCACCAACGACGGCGCCGAGACCGACCTGGACATCGGGCACTACGAGCGTTTCCTCGACCGGGACCTGTCCCAGGTCGCCAACGTCACCACCGGCCAGGTCTACTCGTCGGTGATCGCGAAGGAACGCCGCGGTGAGTACCTGGGCGACACCGTCCAGGTGATCCCGCACATCACCAACGAGATCAAGGACCGGATGCTGGCGATGGCCGGCCCGGACGTCGACGTGGTGCTGCACGAGATCGGCGGCACCGTCGGCGACATCGAGTCGCTGCCGTTCCTCGAGGCGGCCCGCCAGGTCCGCCACGACGTCGGCCGGGACAACGTCTTCTTCTTGCACATCTCGCTGGTGCCCTACATGGCGCCGGCCGGTGAGCTGAAGACCAAACCGACCCAGCACTCGGTCGCCGCGCTGCGCTCGATCGGTATCCAGCCGGACGCCATCGTCTGCCGCGCGGACCGGCCGATCCCGGACGGCGTCAAGCGCAAGATCTCGCTGATGTGCGACGTCGACGTCGAGGCCGTGGTGGCCGCGCCGGACGCGCCGAGCATCTACGACATCCCGAAGGTGCTGCACGGCGAGGGCCTGGACGCGTTCGTGGTCCGGCGGCTCAACCTGCCGTTCCGCGACGTCGACTGGACCCGCTGGGACGAACTGCTGAAGGTCGTGCACCACCCCGCCGACCAGGTCACGGTCGCGCTGGTCGGCAAGTACATCGATCTGCCCGACGCGTACCTGTCGGTCGCCGAGGCGCTGCGGGCCGGCGGTTTCGACAACGACGCCAAGGTCAACCTGCGCTGGGTCGCCTCCGACGAGTGCGCCACCCCCGAGGCGGCCGCGCGGCTGCTCGGTGACGTGGACGCGATCTGCATCCCCGGCGGTTTCGGGGTGCGCGGGATCGAGGGCAAGATCGGCGCGATCCGCTACGCCCGCGAGACCGGTATCCCGATCCTCGGCCTCTGCCTCGGCCTGCAGTGCATGGTGATCGAGGTCGCCCGCGACCTGGCCGGCCTGCTGGAGGCGAACTCGTCGGAGTTCGACCCGGACGCGGAGCAGCCGGTGGTGGCGACGATGGAGGAGCAGAAGCACATCGTCGACGGCGCCGGGGACCTCGGCGGCACGATGCGGCTCGGGCTCTACCCGGCGAACCTGGCCGAGGGCTCGATCGTCCGGAGCCTGTACGGCGCGCCGTCGGTGCAGGAGCGCCACCGGCACCGCTACGAGGTCAACAACGCCTACCGCGACAAGCTGGAGGCGGCCGGGCTGGTGTTCAGCGGCACGTCGCCGGACAACGAGCTGGTCGAGTTCATCGAGCTGAACCGCTCGCTGCACCCGTACTTCGTCGCCACCCAGGCGCACCCGGAGCTGCGCTCGCGGCCGACCAAGCCGCACCCGCTGTTCTCCGGGCTGATCGAGGCCGCCCTGGTTCGCCAGCGTGAGTCGCGGCTGCCGGTCGAGGACCTGACCAAGCCGGCCGGGAAGCCCGCGGCGAAGAGCGCGGCCAAGGCCGACGCCAAGGTCGAGGCGGCGAAGGCGCGATGA
- a CDS encoding glycosyltransferase family 4 protein: MKIGLLLAESRGGIGQHVASLVPRFIEAGNEVVVCAPPGTAEHFDFGDATVVVQAAGLRGCDVVHAHGYRAGTAALRDRAQLRPLVVTWHNAVLTTGPRGLVMRLGQRLVARGADLTLGASSDLVELAKSLGARDAQLAPVAAPALPEVRTPSAEVREALGVGDRPLVLSVGRLAPQKDYPTLLSVAAAVAAEQPDVVFAVVGDGPLKDNLQARIDAESLPVRLLGHRSDVADLLGAADVFLLTSHWEARALVLQEAVQAGVPVVATAVGGIPELVEDSAVLAAAGDAAGLADGVLEVFSDPAKAAAMRTAGGKLAAGWPDEDEVAKNLLHLYAGLVATTA; this comes from the coding sequence ATGAAGATCGGCCTGCTGCTGGCGGAGTCCCGGGGCGGGATCGGGCAGCACGTCGCTTCGCTGGTGCCGCGCTTCATCGAGGCGGGCAACGAGGTCGTCGTCTGCGCCCCACCCGGTACTGCGGAGCACTTCGACTTCGGCGACGCCACTGTCGTCGTACAGGCAGCAGGGCTGCGCGGCTGCGACGTGGTGCACGCCCACGGCTACCGAGCCGGTACTGCGGCGCTGCGCGACCGGGCGCAGCTCAGGCCACTCGTGGTGACGTGGCACAACGCAGTACTGACTACTGGGCCTCGTGGGCTGGTCATGCGGCTGGGGCAGCGACTGGTCGCGCGCGGAGCCGACCTGACTCTAGGGGCGTCTAGCGACCTGGTGGAGCTCGCCAAGTCGCTGGGAGCGCGCGACGCGCAGCTGGCGCCAGTGGCGGCTCCTGCGCTGCCAGAGGTCCGTACGCCGTCCGCGGAGGTGCGGGAGGCGTTAGGGGTGGGGGACAGGCCGCTGGTGCTCTCAGTGGGCCGGCTGGCTCCGCAGAAGGACTACCCGACTCTGCTGTCGGTTGCAGCGGCAGTGGCCGCCGAGCAGCCTGACGTGGTGTTCGCTGTGGTGGGCGATGGGCCGCTCAAGGACAACCTGCAGGCCAGGATCGACGCTGAAAGCCTCCCGGTACGCCTGCTGGGCCACCGCAGTGACGTAGCCGATCTGCTGGGGGCGGCTGATGTGTTCCTGCTGACCTCGCACTGGGAGGCGCGGGCGCTGGTGCTGCAGGAGGCGGTGCAGGCCGGCGTACCGGTGGTGGCGACAGCGGTCGGCGGAATCCCCGAACTGGTCGAGGACAGCGCCGTTCTGGCTGCCGCGGGCGACGCGGCGGGGCTCGCGGACGGCGTACTGGAAGTTTTTTCTGATCCGGCGAAAGCGGCCGCTATGCGGACAGCAGGCGGGAAGTTGGCGGCCGGATGGCCGGACGAGGACGAAGTCGCAAAGAATCTGCTGCATCTCTACGCGGGTCTCGTCGCGACCACTGCTTGA
- the murJ gene encoding murein biosynthesis integral membrane protein MurJ, which produces MGPTAPVSTGGRIARAALLVAGVTVLARVVGFGRWLVFSKTVGAGCLADAYATANQLPNVVFEIVVGGALAGAVIPVLAGPVARGDRAAQGRIIGALLTWSLILLTPFALLAWLLASRYTSAMLDAGPECGGSTGTATRMLLIFVPQVFGYAIAVVATAVLQSHKRFAAGAVAPLISSLVVVATYFLFAAAAPVADQASRGAADLLAWGTTAGVFALALTVLVPMLLLRLPIRPTLRLDPGVGPVLRKLAAAGLAVLVAQQLAFVVTTYLANHRGAAGSIAVYTWANAIYLLPYAVLAVPITTAVFPRLAAAFDARDSAAFDLFAATSNRAVMLAGGAGAALLVGTAVPVARIFAYNDGRVQDAQASSLANGLVAFAPAIIAFGLLMHVGRVLYARHAGRQVAVVTGAAWLAVAVAGVLLTLRWDGLDAVGALAAAMSVGMVGGAVALLVVLRRLAGPRVLDGLLRATLAALVGAVLAGAAGWLIALPAEDGGWGSALVFSLLSGLAVVIVYVGVAVALDRPDARALLRRGVPTAVEEKS; this is translated from the coding sequence GTGGGGCCGACGGCCCCGGTGAGCACGGGCGGGCGGATCGCTCGGGCCGCCTTGCTGGTTGCAGGCGTCACCGTTCTGGCGCGGGTGGTCGGGTTCGGCCGGTGGCTGGTGTTCTCCAAGACGGTGGGCGCCGGTTGTCTGGCCGACGCGTACGCGACGGCGAACCAGTTGCCGAACGTCGTCTTCGAGATCGTCGTCGGTGGAGCGCTCGCCGGTGCGGTGATCCCGGTCCTGGCCGGGCCGGTGGCTCGTGGCGACCGGGCGGCGCAGGGGCGCATCATCGGCGCGCTGCTGACCTGGTCGCTGATCCTGCTGACCCCGTTCGCCTTGCTGGCTTGGCTTCTCGCCTCCCGGTACACCTCGGCGATGCTGGACGCGGGGCCGGAGTGCGGCGGTTCCACCGGCACCGCGACCAGGATGTTGCTGATCTTCGTGCCACAGGTCTTCGGCTATGCGATCGCTGTGGTGGCGACTGCCGTGCTGCAGTCCCACAAGCGTTTCGCCGCCGGTGCTGTGGCTCCGCTGATCTCCAGTCTCGTAGTGGTCGCCACCTACTTCCTCTTCGCCGCAGCAGCTCCCGTTGCCGACCAGGCATCCCGCGGAGCCGCTGACCTCCTCGCCTGGGGTACGACGGCCGGCGTCTTCGCCTTGGCGCTCACAGTGCTCGTGCCCATGCTCCTGCTGCGCCTGCCGATCAGGCCGACTCTTCGCCTGGACCCAGGCGTCGGCCCCGTACTGCGCAAGCTCGCAGCAGCAGGTCTCGCCGTACTGGTCGCGCAGCAACTGGCTTTCGTCGTCACCACCTACCTGGCCAACCACCGGGGCGCAGCCGGCAGCATCGCCGTCTACACCTGGGCCAACGCGATCTACCTCCTCCCGTACGCCGTACTGGCGGTGCCGATCACCACGGCCGTGTTCCCTCGCCTGGCGGCGGCTTTCGACGCCCGCGACTCGGCGGCCTTCGACCTGTTCGCGGCGACCTCCAACCGGGCAGTGATGCTGGCCGGCGGCGCAGGCGCTGCGCTGCTGGTGGGTACGGCGGTTCCGGTGGCCCGGATCTTTGCCTACAACGACGGGCGGGTGCAGGACGCACAAGCCTCCTCGCTGGCCAACGGTCTGGTGGCCTTCGCCCCGGCGATCATCGCCTTCGGACTGTTGATGCATGTCGGCCGCGTGCTCTACGCCCGTCACGCTGGTCGCCAGGTCGCCGTGGTGACGGGTGCGGCTTGGCTGGCGGTCGCTGTCGCGGGTGTCTTGCTGACACTGCGCTGGGACGGGCTGGACGCAGTGGGTGCCCTAGCGGCGGCCATGTCGGTCGGCATGGTCGGTGGAGCGGTCGCGCTGCTGGTGGTCTTGCGCCGGCTGGCCGGACCCCGAGTGCTCGACGGTCTGCTCCGCGCGACCCTTGCCGCACTGGTCGGCGCCGTGCTCGCCGGAGCTGCTGGCTGGCTTATTGCGCTTCCTGCTGAGGACGGCGGCTGGGGTAGCGCTCTGGTGTTCTCGCTACTGTCCGGCCTGGCCGTCGTGATCGTGTACGTCGGCGTCGCGGTCGCACTGGACCGGCCGGATGCCCGCGCGCTGCTGCGCCGGGGTGTGCCAACTGCTGTGGAGGAGAAGTCATGA